In Psychrobacter sp. JCM 18902, a single window of DNA contains:
- a CDS encoding lysine exporter LysO family protein, whose product MQSLVTLVLVLMPMFIGFAIPSHPTMTKLADKGLSYLVFIILALIGIELSQVEGLGSQIGEIALYVTILSILTIGSGLFALMLFDRLRPWHAKKPSVKSKEHRVSIRGSLAQVVCVVIGMVIGYFLPDNYMPPENTMTVMLMILILLVGIGLKGSGITLKEVLLNKRGVEMSVIFTLAVLVGGLIFALMFSEVSWTKGLALASGFGWYSLSAIVMTDAYGAVWGSVALFNDLVREFFALIFIPVFMRKYPSAAVGLGGATSLDFTLPIIQQSGGLKVVPLAISFGFIINIVSPVLMVVFSALR is encoded by the coding sequence ATGCAAAGCCTAGTTACCCTTGTTCTGGTATTAATGCCAATGTTTATTGGCTTTGCCATTCCTTCTCATCCAACCATGACAAAGCTTGCTGATAAAGGCTTATCTTATCTGGTATTTATCATCTTAGCGCTGATTGGTATCGAGTTGTCACAAGTTGAAGGACTTGGCAGTCAGATAGGCGAAATTGCGCTATATGTGACCATATTATCGATTTTGACAATTGGCAGTGGTTTGTTTGCCCTGATGCTATTTGACCGACTGCGTCCATGGCATGCCAAAAAACCCAGCGTAAAATCTAAAGAACATCGCGTGAGTATCCGTGGTAGCCTCGCTCAAGTCGTTTGTGTGGTCATTGGTATGGTGATTGGTTATTTCTTACCAGACAATTATATGCCGCCTGAAAATACCATGACGGTGATGCTGATGATATTAATTTTGTTGGTCGGCATTGGCTTAAAAGGCTCAGGTATTACGCTAAAAGAAGTGCTGCTGAATAAGCGCGGCGTTGAGATGAGTGTCATCTTTACACTAGCTGTATTGGTTGGTGGCTTGATATTTGCGCTGATGTTCAGTGAGGTATCGTGGACCAAAGGCTTGGCACTGGCGTCAGGATTTGGTTGGTATTCGTTATCAGCGATTGTGATGACTGATGCTTATGGCGCGGTTTGGGGCAGTGTCGCGCTATTTAATGACTTGGTACGTGAGTTCTTTGCATTGATATTTATTCCCGTGTTTATGCGTAAATATCCATCAGCAGCCGTAGGACTTGGCGGCGCGACGAGCTTGGACTTTACCCTGCCAATCATTCAACAATCAGGTGGTCTAAAGGTCGTGCCATTGGCGATTAGTTTTGGCTTTATTATTAATATTGTCTCGCCAGTGCTGATGGTGGTATTTTCGGCGTTGAGGTAG
- a CDS encoding alpha/beta fold hydrolase, with protein MSLYQLKSQFQDQLRPISDVLVEQKVTANQVTVSAVLLSLGTAYMIAKPATEQQALWLLLPSSLFVRMALNAIDGMMAREHEQASRLGAVLNEVGDIVADTALIASLAPHVANDNAQASAVNLPNRISIHQRHIIGLIALSISTELLGITSNTMLDIRANQGPLGKSDRAFLLGLLGAFMATKMPIMLSHIKVGPLLILTEALLLKTCLNRLRYMADLYLMRKPPALRSNYSETLELIPEPSYKSIFSLGYQMNVGQSNTLFFDAVSSNYSLLSYPLSNFSSLNASLSNSAIKTSFLEPKIMPTTPLNSHEKVEQVSDTLNLSSSKLISGESCYNAYDGTAIYYRYWLTTPLEGIKQASQPLRQVILLHRGHEHSGRLAELGEQFAMAGYQVFAWDARGNGRSGGIKDHAESVTELERDLDGFVQLVIGQTGIAIEDTLIVASSIGAVLAAAWVHDYAPNIRGMILGTPALSIRLYMPFAIPSLKVARALGLMSRVSSYVKAQVLTHDKDAQQAYNADPLISNSISTDLLIDTHATGQRLLDDASAINVPTFVLCAGKDYVVDKQAERDFYEAINTTNKRWQLYPDSYHAIFHETNKADVFADCIEFAEQVFSTDVKVPDLSAAHMNSASKDKVDRLAIKPFNPSFAITRFAMQKFGHVSDAIATGLEHGFDSGHSLDHVYYNQPSGQNKFGQAVDKFYLSNIGWQGIRIRREHILELAREALADIEDKTKNSAQLYQPKLLDIASGHGFYAFDLLTDFTNLHAELRDYEQHNIQALQAKAEQLEIADRVLTCQKDAFDSASYSYLQKASDNTKGLDDKKFDIAIASGVFELFSDNTLPATALSGIYDSLKADGYLLYTNQPWHPEQEFISKTLNNHRGSSWVMRCRSQAEMDQLVENAGFKKVAMRIDRFGIFTVSLAIKVTSTNHE; from the coding sequence ATGTCGCTATATCAGCTCAAGTCTCAGTTTCAAGATCAGCTGCGTCCAATAAGTGATGTGTTGGTCGAGCAAAAGGTGACAGCAAATCAAGTGACGGTGTCAGCCGTATTATTGAGCCTTGGTACGGCCTATATGATTGCCAAACCCGCAACTGAGCAGCAGGCATTATGGTTGCTGTTACCTTCATCACTGTTTGTGCGTATGGCGCTCAATGCTATCGATGGCATGATGGCGCGTGAGCATGAGCAAGCCTCAAGGCTTGGGGCAGTGCTCAATGAAGTGGGTGATATCGTGGCTGATACGGCGCTTATCGCAAGTTTAGCTCCGCATGTTGCTAATGATAATGCGCAAGCGTCGGCAGTCAATTTACCAAACCGTATATCAATCCATCAGCGTCATATTATCGGACTGATTGCGCTTAGTATCAGCACTGAGTTACTAGGTATCACCAGTAATACGATGTTAGACATTAGAGCAAACCAAGGGCCTTTAGGCAAAAGCGATCGTGCTTTTTTACTGGGTTTGCTTGGCGCTTTCATGGCGACTAAAATGCCGATCATGCTATCGCATATTAAAGTGGGTCCACTATTGATACTGACAGAGGCGCTGCTACTAAAAACCTGCTTGAATCGCCTGCGTTATATGGCAGATTTATACTTGATGCGTAAACCACCCGCGCTTCGTTCAAATTACTCAGAAACTCTTGAGTTAATCCCAGAGCCATCGTACAAATCTATTTTTTCGCTTGGTTACCAAATGAATGTTGGTCAATCCAATACGCTATTTTTCGATGCTGTTTCATCAAATTATTCTTTATTAAGCTATCCTCTATCAAATTTTTCTTCATTAAATGCCTCTTTATCAAATTCTGCTATTAAAACTTCCTTTTTGGAGCCTAAGATAATGCCGACCACCCCTCTCAATAGTCATGAAAAAGTGGAGCAGGTTAGTGATACGCTCAATTTATCGTCTTCCAAATTGATAAGCGGTGAAAGTTGCTATAACGCTTACGATGGCACGGCAATATATTATCGCTATTGGTTAACGACACCTTTAGAGGGTATCAAACAAGCCAGTCAGCCTCTGCGTCAAGTCATTCTGTTACATCGTGGTCACGAGCATTCGGGACGCTTAGCAGAACTTGGGGAGCAGTTTGCCATGGCGGGCTATCAAGTATTTGCTTGGGATGCGCGCGGTAATGGGCGCTCGGGTGGTATCAAGGATCATGCAGAAAGCGTCACCGAGCTTGAGCGTGATTTAGATGGTTTTGTGCAATTGGTTATCGGGCAAACGGGCATTGCTATCGAGGATACCTTAATCGTCGCCAGTAGTATCGGTGCAGTACTCGCCGCAGCATGGGTACATGATTACGCACCCAACATTCGCGGAATGATATTGGGTACACCAGCGTTGAGTATCCGCTTGTACATGCCATTTGCCATACCATCGTTAAAGGTGGCTCGCGCGCTTGGACTGATGTCACGCGTGAGCAGTTACGTCAAAGCGCAAGTATTGACTCATGATAAAGACGCACAGCAAGCTTATAATGCCGACCCGCTGATATCTAATAGCATCTCGACCGACTTGCTCATCGATACTCATGCAACGGGTCAACGCTTGCTCGATGATGCTAGCGCTATTAATGTACCGACGTTTGTATTATGTGCGGGTAAGGATTACGTGGTCGATAAACAGGCAGAGCGCGATTTTTATGAGGCGATTAATACGACCAATAAACGCTGGCAGTTATATCCAGATAGCTATCATGCAATCTTCCATGAGACCAATAAGGCAGACGTCTTTGCAGATTGTATCGAGTTCGCTGAGCAGGTATTCAGTACGGATGTTAAGGTGCCTGATTTAAGCGCGGCGCATATGAATAGTGCCAGTAAAGATAAGGTTGACCGTTTAGCGATTAAGCCTTTTAATCCGAGCTTTGCCATTACTCGATTTGCCATGCAAAAATTTGGTCATGTCAGCGATGCTATTGCTACAGGACTGGAGCATGGCTTTGATTCGGGGCATTCGCTCGATCACGTTTATTATAATCAGCCTAGTGGTCAAAATAAATTTGGTCAGGCAGTTGATAAGTTTTACTTGAGCAATATTGGTTGGCAAGGGATTCGTATCCGCCGTGAGCATATATTGGAGCTGGCACGTGAAGCTCTGGCAGATATTGAAGATAAAACTAAAAATAGTGCTCAGCTATATCAACCAAAACTACTCGATATCGCTAGTGGACATGGCTTTTATGCCTTTGATTTACTGACAGATTTTACTAACTTGCACGCTGAGCTACGTGATTACGAGCAGCATAATATCCAAGCCTTACAGGCAAAGGCGGAGCAGTTAGAGATTGCTGATCGTGTCCTTACTTGTCAAAAAGATGCGTTTGACTCTGCCAGTTATTCTTATTTACAGAAGGCAAGTGACAATACTAAAGGCCTTGACGATAAAAAATTTGATATCGCCATTGCTTCTGGGGTCTTTGAGTTATTTTCTGATAATACGTTACCAGCTACCGCGTTATCAGGTATTTATGACAGTTTAAAAGCTGATGGTTATTTACTTTATACCAATCAGCCGTGGCATCCTGAGCAGGAATTTATCAGTAAAACCTTAAACAATCATCGCGGTAGCAGTTGGGTGATGCGCTGTCGCTCACAAGCGGAAATGGATCAATTGGTTGAGAATGCTGGCTTTAAGAAAGTCGCTATGCGTATCGATCGTTTTGGTATCTTTACCGTGTCATTGGCAATTAAAGTCACCTCAACCAATCATGAATAA
- a CDS encoding patatin-like phospholipase family protein, with the protein MNNTHAKPYERVQLFSGGGSRFAYYLGSYAALVAHDLKPDIIVGTCGGSLSAYLVNLAPDPKDLQALMCSHELYHVISAIRHVTPDEANRRLKIRYMMQALKRWRLSRQVSNHQKQQQADNYERLLDELQHLAMFRIDNEGQWLDELSHFSSKHNNSLFNPTAPEIAVIASRLYQAPNQPSNQMPTADSSVYDEFKLQELLFAPPRLTVSEHFEQMLNSPAHMFADGRIHQSVNVVKQWEFNPAVRASMADMYYLPPTPIDDLGWCLGGVINLTPIELACQLGKTVFAETKAGYDSWLAAPAIQRVFGFDPNERLAQVHGYESAEILSLADSAAIKHRVNQLHWLPFADNGQQLAGQHVQKRFNIKQMTVELIHSDYDGFVQQMQAQWQYGYQRTADYIQQHGL; encoded by the coding sequence ATGAATAATACGCATGCCAAGCCTTATGAGCGCGTGCAACTGTTTTCAGGGGGCGGTTCACGTTTCGCCTATTATTTGGGCAGTTATGCTGCATTGGTGGCTCATGATTTGAAGCCAGATATCATCGTCGGCACTTGCGGTGGTAGTCTGTCGGCTTATTTGGTTAATTTAGCGCCTGATCCCAAGGATTTGCAGGCGCTCATGTGCAGCCATGAGTTGTATCATGTCATTAGTGCAATCAGACATGTCACGCCAGACGAAGCCAATAGACGTTTAAAAATACGTTATATGATGCAGGCGCTTAAACGTTGGCGCTTGTCACGGCAGGTTTCTAACCACCAAAAACAGCAGCAAGCAGATAACTATGAGCGACTATTAGATGAGTTGCAGCATTTAGCGATGTTTCGGATAGATAACGAAGGGCAATGGCTCGATGAATTGTCTCATTTTTCTTCCAAGCACAATAATAGTTTGTTTAATCCTACCGCGCCAGAGATAGCCGTTATCGCCAGTCGACTGTATCAAGCGCCCAATCAACCCAGTAATCAAATGCCTACTGCTGATAGTTCTGTTTACGATGAGTTTAAGCTGCAAGAATTGTTATTTGCGCCACCGCGTTTAACCGTATCAGAGCACTTTGAGCAAATGCTTAACTCACCTGCGCACATGTTTGCCGATGGGCGTATCCATCAGTCAGTAAATGTCGTAAAGCAGTGGGAATTCAATCCAGCGGTTCGCGCTTCTATGGCAGATATGTATTATCTACCGCCAACGCCTATAGACGATTTGGGGTGGTGCTTAGGCGGGGTGATTAATCTCACGCCCATTGAGCTGGCGTGTCAGTTAGGAAAGACTGTATTTGCAGAGACCAAGGCAGGTTATGATTCATGGCTGGCGGCACCAGCGATTCAGCGCGTTTTTGGTTTTGATCCCAATGAGCGTTTGGCACAGGTGCATGGTTATGAGTCAGCAGAAATACTGTCGCTCGCTGATTCTGCAGCAATCAAGCATCGAGTGAATCAGCTCCATTGGTTGCCCTTTGCAGATAATGGTCAGCAGTTGGCAGGACAGCATGTACAAAAGCGTTTTAATATAAAGCAAATGACGGTTGAACTCATTCACAGTGACTATGATGGCTTTGTGCAGCAAATGCAGGCGCAATGGCAATATGGCTATCAGCGTACGGCTGACTATATACAGCAGCATGGTCTATGA
- a CDS encoding SDR family NAD(P)-dependent oxidoreductase: MKNITQSTSIHKPSHIIVFGGTSGLGLALALHHQALGWQVSVVGHSVEKIARINSQYPDIATHCCDLTDSAQTQTLVDNLSDISFQRVIYSAGSYTNERIHHLSQADSDKMLAINLQAFEQVFRWASEQLKQQSYSVDFNKSNKLSLICIASIAGTMDYPYASLYAKSKRAMIATASAYRAALAPYHIQVNCIASGYIDTQALRDLNDGDASHKPFIINTQTAVKHVMQAIDKNIELAVFPRSTRYITRALNHLPKPVLNWILRSRLDKTT, from the coding sequence ATGAAAAACATCACACAGTCGACTTCAATTCATAAGCCATCGCATATTATCGTCTTTGGCGGTACGAGTGGACTTGGCTTGGCGTTGGCGCTGCATCATCAGGCGCTTGGCTGGCAAGTGAGCGTGGTTGGTCATAGCGTAGAGAAGATAGCCCGTATCAATAGTCAGTATCCTGATATTGCTACTCACTGCTGTGATTTAACCGATAGCGCGCAAACACAAACGTTGGTAGATAACTTGTCAGATATTAGTTTTCAAAGAGTAATTTATAGCGCGGGTAGTTACACCAATGAGCGTATTCATCATCTGAGTCAAGCTGACAGCGATAAAATGCTAGCGATTAATCTGCAAGCGTTCGAGCAAGTTTTTAGGTGGGCAAGTGAGCAATTAAAACAGCAAAGTTATTCAGTGGATTTTAATAAAAGCAACAAACTCAGCCTGATTTGTATCGCTTCTATCGCCGGTACTATGGATTATCCTTATGCCAGCCTTTATGCCAAAAGCAAACGCGCGATGATTGCGACTGCAAGCGCTTATCGAGCGGCACTTGCGCCGTATCACATCCAAGTCAACTGCATCGCCTCAGGCTATATCGATACTCAAGCATTACGCGATTTGAATGACGGCGATGCCAGTCATAAGCCATTCATAATAAATACGCAAACGGCGGTGAAGCATGTTATGCAAGCCATTGATAAAAATATTGAGCTGGCAGTATTTCCGCGCTCCACGCGTTATATTACTCGGGCGCTCAATCATTTGCCTAAG